GCAAGTCCAGGACAAGAAGGCTTTAAGCAAAAGCCCAAAACGTTTGAACTGTCACTGGGTGAAGAAACCAGTGGCAATACCAATACTGAAGAAATTCACAGCAGTGATGAAGATGCTGGAGATGTTTTTTACAGGTTTGTGGTTCTTCATGCTGAGGAAGATGTCGAGGAAGCTGCTAGAGTCCAGGACTTGCTACAGAATGAATTCTGCATTAAACCAGGAATCATATTTGCCGAAATGCCTGGTGGGAGGCATCTCTTTGAAAATTTAAACGATGCAATGAATGGGTCTGCTTGGATAATCATCTTGCTGACTGAAAACTTCTTAAGTGAGCTTTGGTGCGAGTTCCAGTTCTGCACTTGTCTGTTCAGTGCGTTGACCATACCGCACAAAGGATACACCGTCATCCCAATGAGGCCGCGGAATAACCCGCTCCCAAGGGAGAGGACTCCTTTCATCCTCCAGACCATTAACACGCTACAGGAAGATAGCCCTGGATTTGCCCAGCAAGTGAAGAACATTTTCCAGGACTCGAGATACAGGCAACAGCAAGCCATATGGCAGTatgaaaagaagaaggaagaggtgCGAAAGCTGCTCGAGTGGCAAACCTATTAAGGCAATTTCTGCAAAAACCCCTTACACCCCAAAGAACTGCTTTTTTCAAATGATCCCCACTGAGTGTTAATCATCCTAACACTTAACTGTGTCTCATGGCAGAAAATTCTCCCTAGCTGTAAGAGCTGACTTCATGGAAGCTTTGCAGAGAGGGTTCATAGATCAGGGGTTACAGAAACTGATCTagcccttggcatctccagttaaatgaTCTTTCATAGAGCCAGAAGTAGCTCTGCCTGGGAGGGACACTACCAGTGAGAtttgacaatactgggctagatggtccAATGGTCTAAACTCTGTGGTTCTCAAAGTGGGCAGtaccatccccagggagggggagCAGTTACCTGGAGTGTGTGTATGAAATAGGGTGGctctggaggtgtaaatgactatcagactttgagaAGCTGTTATCACTGTTGCACTAATTGAACTAAATAGTTttcattggattttgaataaatgtgcagttaTTCATTACCGTTTTGAATTCTGTTGTGTTATAATCCTCCTtcgagggacacaggtggcgctgtgggttaaaccacagagcctaggacttgccgatcagaaggtcggcagttcgaatccccgccactgggtgagctcctattgctcagtccctgcttctgccaacctagcagttcgaaagcacgtcaaagtgcaagtagataaataggtgggaaggtaaacggcatttccgtgcattgctctggtttgccagaagcggcttagtcatgctggccacatgacccagaaggtgtacgccggctccctcggccaataaagcgagatgagtgccgcaactccagagtcagtcacgactggtcctaatggtcaggggtccctttacctttacctataatccTCCTTCACGGgtcatgcaaactgctattctgaataacgCTTTTTATAGAGTAGCAGGAACCGGGGATGGTTTTTGGGGCTGTGACCCCAAAAAGGTTGGGGATCCACGGGTCTAATGCAATGTAAGGCAGCTTTTGCTGGAATTGGACAATTTTTAGAGAGAGAATTGAACATGGATTGAAAGAGGGATTGCAGTCAGTTGTGTGTACACTCATCTTACTTCCATCTTTAGTGAACAGGttttgcattgtttcagaaacctGTTCAACCAGGCACAGCAAGGGGACAAAAAGAAATGTCTGTGTACTTGTGTGTTTACACCAAGAATGAAGAACTTGTTGCCCTCCATGTTGTGGTATTCTCTTTTTCCcaatatcatttttattaaatctccaaaaatattccaaaataCTTATCATCatgtaattaaaacaacaacgaCATGCAGTTTcttcttgacttcccacccctcctttcctgtttttttttttactccttcTTGTTAGCTGTTTTACAACACGTAAGTTTTAATTTTCTAAACTCCATCATCATTAATTCTTTCAATAATccactgcttatatttcaaatcctgccagtgaCTCCATATATGGGTGATAATTTGATGGATCCATCAGTGGACTCCACTCCTCCTTAAGCACTCCGTCATTACGTCTTCTTAATTTGGCagttaatttcaccatttcagcatagtccgtCAGTTTCAGAGGCCATTTCTCCTTAGTTGGTCGTCATCCTTCTTTCCCcttctgtgcatataaagttgTGGGATTCTCAAATCCCattagccctagccagcatggccagttgtcTGGGATGATAGTGAAtggtagctcaacaacatctagagagtcaCAGGTTGCCCAGCTTGGTGTATAATGTTGGAGAGGATCTTGTTCTCAAACCAGTTGCAGCGGTCTGTAAAACTACTGCCAGTCTTTGGCCTTCAAATCAGGTTTGCTGGAGGACTGTATTTGGCTTTCCAGCATCTGAGAAACTTACTGTGGTACCAGATAAGAACTAAGTCTTTCCTGCTAAAGACTATTGTATCTTCAAACTCAGCTCAAAGTGCCATGTTCTCCACGCCTCCTTAATAATGTCATTTCCACATGGTTCAGATGGAACCTGTCATCTGTGGGGCTTTCTGTAAGAAAAGCTAAGATGCTCACTGCATTTTTAAAGGGCCACAATGGAGTTGGAAGCTTGTTCTATGACGTTTTGAAATATTGGAAGTTCCTTGTGGAGCTCAAGTGTTAACAAAGGGTGACTCATTCAGttaaggcagtggttttcaagcagtgtgccgtagcaccctggggtgccttgaatgatggtcaggggtgccgcgggcaacactggcctctgtccctctttcctttcctccatcCTCTTAtgtcctcttgcatctctgcctcccaatggCTTGAAcagttgtttgttgcagcagccctggctacaatgtcctccccaggtgaatggtgcctctggggctggccagggggtgctggttgccaggagctgaggtggactCGGAGTAAGCAGGCGAGGGAactcagccagccagtccaccagcccttgttgTTTTGGAATGAACAGACAAGTGGGAGCCCAGGTAGGTACTGTGCTGGCCTTTCCtatgcttgctgtgtgcaaggcctgcttGGGAGTTGAGTGCCCGGTGCTGAAAGGGAGCCTCTCCGCCATGCAGGCCCAACAGCGcctgctgctgccattgctgcctcccaaggtaaggtgctggcctcacattcacctttggccagtctccattgGGCCAGTAAgcctgggggcatcctcttcccagtgtaggaagccagtgtggtatagtggttaagagcagtggactcgtaatctggtgaaccgggttcgattccctgctcctccacatgcagctgctgggtgaccttgggccagtcacacttctctgaagtctctcagcctcactcacctcacagagtgtttgttgtgggggaggaagggaaaggagaatgttagccgctttgagactccttcgggtagtgataaagcgggatatcatatccaaactcttcttccaggccacctctctttggggcagatggggggggggcagctcagagaccgggggggggggggcaacagatGCTGCCTGGATGACTCCCaagcagaggggagaggagaggagactccacaagggaggctgccagctctgcaggcaaggggtgacacatAACAGTTCCTGAGCCCCAAGGGGTACTGCAGAAAGAACAAGTACAAAGGAGCCGTGGACTCATAAAGGTTGAAAACTTGAGTTAAGGGCTTGTTGGTAGCCCTGTTTGCACTTGCTTTGGCTATTAAATAATGCTGTGTTGAGCAGAGCcatcaacataataataataataataataataataataataataataataataataaatttatatcacgcccactctgggcagcctccaacagaatattaaaatacaatagtctattaaacattaaaagcttccctaaacagggctgccttcagatgtcttctaaaagtctggtagttgtttttctctttgacatctgctgggagggcgttccacaaggtgggcgccactaccgagaaggccctctgcctggttccctgtaacttggcttctcacaatgagggaaccgccagaaggccctcggcactggacctcagtgtccgggctgaatgatgggggtggagatgctccttcaggtatactggaccgaggccgtttagggctttaaaggtcagcaccaacactttgaattgtgcttggaaacgtactgggagtcaatgtagatcTTACaataccagtgttatgtggtctcggcggctgctcccagtcaccagtctagctgctgcattttggattagttgtagtttccaggtcaccttcaaaggtagccccacatagagcgcattgcagtagtccaagcgagagataactagagcatacaccactctggcgagacagtgtgtgggcaggtagggtctcagcctgcgtaccagatggagctgataaacagctgctgtGGACACAGAAGTGACCTGCGTCTCCATGCCTGGTCCCTATTGTGGCCACTTTATGCAAAGGATCTGTTAGGCCACTCTTTAATTTTTGCACTGTAAACTACTTCAACTGCAACAGAGCAGAGTCTCTTGTGTTGTGCCTGCCATTCAAACCAAATAACAAACAAGCTGGAGATGACAAAGTTGCCTGGCCCTTGCCCAGTAACGGGGCTCGTCTCCCAACATCCAAGGCGCAGATATTGGACCATAAATCAGTATGATGCTTCAGCAGCTGTCTTGGTTCCTTCAGTCATTCCAGATCTTTCTTTTTTGATGTGTTTATACAGCTCGAATTCATGAAAAAAGGCTTCTCAGCAGAGAGCTTCCATCAATTGGCCTCATTCCcatcaaaccacaaaatggcgtgtTGCAACATGTCTTGAACCGCATGAACAACTGTGGTCTCCAAAGAGTTAGTGCCAGTTGCTCCAGGCTTTTTCATTACATAGCTGGCAGACTAACTTCTACAACCCTCTTTACATACGTTAGCAGATAGCTTCTCTCATTCTGTGGCACCTCTATTCTCCTGTGTGATGGTTGGTTGAAAACAAAAGTTAAAATTAGGGTGACCAGATGCAAAGAAGGGCAGGGCGCCTGTGCTTTAACAATTAGGTAGAACAAGGAATTTCAGCAGGTTCAACCAGTTAGGCAAAAACTGCACTGGCTCAGATTCCATCTCCTACGTGACAGCCTTCTCCTTTCCATATGGATGCCCTAGTGCAACAGTGACAGACCTGGAAAAATATCCCCCAGTGCTAACTTCTGGTCCTGGTACTGCAGGTAAGAGCAGAACCATCATATCATCTTGCCTCCCACTCCCACCTCAGAGAGCCACTCCAGGAGGATACCATAGctgatggtgtcaaaagctgctgagatagTACTTGGTCAGGGCGACCAAGCCATTTAGGTGTCAAAACCCCACTGAAATGGATCTATGTAATTAGTCTCATCATAACACACCTAAAGTTGAGCAGTCATCACCCTTTCCATCACCTTACCCCCCAAGGGGACATTAGCTATTGAGCAGTCGTTTTTTAATACCTCAGGGTCCAGGGATGGCCCCTTGCGAGAGGGCACTAGCACCTCTGCCATTGGCATCTTCCACAAAGAGGCGTTTACCACTCCCCATACCAACTCCCCCCAGTCACTGCCCAGCTAGCTCTCATAAGTCATATGGGCATGGCTCCAGAGTAACGTGGGAtgaacagatgatgatgatgatgatgatgatggtgatgattccctgtctgggttgccccagccactctggatggcttccaaatgatataaaaacataataaaacatcaaacattaaaaccttcccaatacagggctgcattcagatgtcatctaaaagttgtatagttctttatctccttgacatctgataggagggtgttctacaaggcaggtgccacaaccaagaaggccctctgcctggttcctgtcacttcacttctcacagtgagggaactgccagagggcccttggagctggagcttAGTGTCCCGGCtgaatgatgggtgtggagacactctttcaggtatactgggccgaggccatttaaggctttaaaggtcagcaccaacactttgaattgtgctcggaaacgtactgggtgaCTTGTCAATATACTTGAGTTGCAACAACCGAAGCCAATCTCATATAATCGTAACAGGCGTGGCCCTGGACATTTCCGCTCATCTTTCAGCCTCAATAGCATCGGGTTTGGAGTGAATATGAGTAACTTTCTTCTCAAAGTGCCTTGCAAATTTGTCATAGTTGGCCCCAGAGGGTTCTGTTGACCCTGAAGAAGGACTGGCATCAGCCAGCCTCTTCACAACCCTACAAAACTCAGTGAGTTGGCTACTTAAAGATGCTGTGGTTGGCAGAGAAGTGAGCTCTCTTTGCTGTCAGCACTGTCAACTGGTAGCGGGGCTCAGTCACTCTGGCAGCTTCCCCAGGGTGTCAGGTGCTTGCAAAGGCCATGGCACTGTGCTGCCCTGGAAGCCAAAGCTTGAAATTCTATCACTGTGCTCTTGGGCAGTTGTTAGTTTGCACAGGCTCCACAGTTCAAGTGCAATGTTGCAGTGCAAGACCATTGGCTAGTAGTTGTCCTTTTTTATCCTTCCTTTGTTTGTACCAGGCTGTGCTTAACACTATGTGGAATGTTACACTTTGATACTTGCATTGCTCTATTTATTTTAGGAGAATTaacaccccctttcctcctccaccatGCTAAAGAAGTGCTAATCTGATGTGATCTCCATCACATCTGAAGTCAGGAAAGCATATGATAAAAATAGTAAAAAATCTCAGCAGCAAAGTAGTTATTCCATATCAGAACACTGAAAGCCTTGGTCtataaagcagtttataaatataaTTCAGAGGGTGTGTTGATACGTGGCAGACTGGTTATATGTCATGATGCTTAAGTGTACTGAATGTGTTTTTCTAGAGGACTGATGCAGCTTGTCAgattatatacatacatacaatacAAGTTGAAGGCCACCACAGTCCATAAATAGAGAGTACACAATGTTTAGCATATGCATCAATGAATATACAGGAAGATTGGCTTCAGAAACTCCCCCTGCAAGGAAATATCTCCACTGCAAATATGGGGAATATAAGATACAAAACACTCCACTGAATTTTTTGTATGctgagcattattattattttagctgcTGTAGCTAATTTTGCAACTCTCCTTTAAAAGATGTAAAAGGAATCACATTCAAATTTGTACAGTTATATAAAACCCAAGGACaatgctctctgtgtgtgtcagtaGAAATTTAAAAATTGCAGCTTGAATTTactcaaggaaaaggaaaagaaacccatTAGGGGAGAGGGGCTGTTTTGTAAAGGTAAAAAatagctaaaggacccctggacagttaagtccagtcaaagacaactatggggttgtggcgctcatctcgctttcaggccgagggagcaagcgtttgcccacagacagctttccggatcatggccagcatgactaaacagcttctggcataACGGGACACtgtaacggaaaccagagcatacagaaacactgtttactttcctgttgcagtggtacctatttatttacttgtgctggtatgctttcgaactgctaggttggcagaagctggggcagagcaatggaagctcaccccgtcatgtggattcaaaccgccgaccttctgattggcaagcccaagaggctgagtggtttagaccacagcgccacctgcgtccctggctTGTAGAGACATATTGGCACTATAGAAGTGCTGTACTGATGATGGTTCTGTGTGCACAGAATCatatattcatagaatcacaaaacTGGAGAGTTGTAAGgtaccccgaggatcatctagtccaaccccctacaatgcaggaatatgcagctgcatGTTTGCTTTCTATCCGCTCAACCAGTACATTTTTGGATTAGCAGCTTTATTACAAAATGACTTGTCTCCAATGATGATGAACGAGGGGCGGGAAGAGTGAAGGGCCACAGGATTTGTTCAGATGACTCCACTGATGCACACATCTACAGATGGAGTGGATCAGTGCTCAGCCCTGTCCTGCCATGTCACACACCTGGCcccaagaagagtttggatttgatatcccactttatcactaccctaagaagtctcaaagtggctaacaatctcctatcccttcctcccccacagcaaacactctgtgaggtgagtgaggctgagagacttcagagaagtgtgactagcccaaggtcacccagcagctgcatgtggaggagtggggaagcgaacccggttcaccagattacgagtctaccgctcttaaccactacaccacactggctctccagatatgGACTGTTTGAAGTTTGAAACTGGAGTCTACATGCGTAAAGCCTGTACGCACATAGGCTCTTCATTCAATTAGAAATCCTGCTTTCTCTAAATAATAGTATGCCTGGGTATTTCagctttgctgttgttttatttcagCATGTACTGCGACCAAATATACCTTTCCCAGAATTGCAGAACAAGAGGAATTTGCTTACGTGAGGCTCCTGGGAACCAAAGAAAAAGAGTGTGCTTCAAGTTCTTTCTTCAGGGAATAGAGCTTTGCTGGAAAAGGGGGTAACAGACACTGACTGGCAAATGATCAGCAGCACAAGTTGTTCTTGCTCCGAGAAGCAGCAATCAGTGCCCAACATACCACTGGAGGTGTCTGTTCAGAtaaattttgtttttccttgatTGGAGGAAGGAGCCTTTGAGGCCATAAAAATGTGACCAGCCCAATGAAAACGGTACCTCGAATAGGCTGTTCTTAACCTTTTAACCTTGCTTAGAGAAAAAGAGGGCTATAAATAAGAGATGTGTTTTGCAGTTGTGGCATGGCACTTTCAAAGCATTGGGAAAGAACAGCCAACAGAAGGCTGGGAAATGGATGTGGGCTTGCAGCTTGCAAATCTCATACGTTAGAAGTTTAAGGGATTGCTCCATTGGATAACTAATCGCAGGTAAGAGACTTTCCTATACAGAGGTGAGTCTGTGCAGTTTCATGACATGCACTGGTATTGCCAGTGCATTTCCTGGTAGATAATGCATGAGATCACAATTTCCACCTGATACTGTAAACACTTGAGGCTCCATTTGGTTACTCTTGTTTTACAAGCTCTCAATGTGCTTTTTATGCTGTTCTCTCTGAGCAAGGTGTTAAGACAAGGATGGGACTGCATGTTGAATCAGCTCACTGTGGAAAACAGGTCTGCTTTAGAAAGCAGACTAGAGGAGCTCGGGGTAATCATCCTTGTTGTGGAAGTATGTCTGCATAAGCCATGTGCTACACACCATGAGCAGTGcgagatgccaggaattgcagGTGCACATACCAGGAtctgtgttcccttttgggacaatgaggcacagcagctactgtggtgtctttatgatatatggttttatttacgcATATACACAACCTGCACGTAGGTGGAAGGATTGCAGAGCATTTACATCGTATGAAAGTCTGGCTTCCTGCTTAAGGGCAAAACCAGATTCAAACTACAGCAAAAAGCCATTTCCTTTGTCTCTTAGTTCCAGCCTGGTATCCTCTGCTCACACAGAGTTCTCCCCTCCTTCTCGCTGCTAACTGACTccaaggacacccccccccccagcctacgTCATTCAAAGCTGAAACCCTAAACCTGGCCTTTGCCTCTGCCCATTAGCACCCAGCAAAGAAGGGGTCCCACTCCCCATTGCCCAGCAATCTTGCCGTCTGATGGTTTCCTTGATGGGCCACCACaaacctttaaggtaaaggtaaaggtacccctgcccgtacgggccagtcttgccagactctagggttgtgcgctcatctcactctataggccgggagccagcgctgtccgcagacacttccgggtcacgtggccagcgtgacaagctgcatctggcgagccagcgcagcacacggaacgccgtttaccttcccgctgataagtggtccctatttatctacttgcacccgggggtgctttcgaactgctaggttggcaggcgctgggaccgaacgacaggagcgcaccccgccgcggggattcgaaccgccaaccatgtgatcggcaagtcctaggcgctgaggttttacccacagtgccacccgcgtcccgcaaaaATATAGAACGCTTCACGAATTTGCATGTCATCCTTGCgcaggggccatgctaatcttctctgtatcgttccaatttttagtatatgtgctgccgaagcgagcaccCACAAACCTTTATCCcctgctaaaccacagagcctagggcttgccggtcagaaggttggcggttcgaatccccacaatggggtgagctcccgttgttcggtcccagctcctgcccacctagcagttcaaagatAAACCTTCTCTGGTGGGaagttaaatggtgtttccgtgcactgctctggttcgccagaagcggcttagtcatgctggccacatgacccagaagctgtatgtcggctcccccggccagtaaagcgagatgagcgccgcaaccccagagtcgtccacgactggacctaactgtcaggggtccctttacctttaatggcccATCCCGCTGGctctgtgctctggcttggctacTTAGCATCACTAAATCCAGGGATTTTCTGTGTTTGGCAAAGTTCAATCAACCTTGATTTATTctaacccagctagatgggtggcgTATAGATAATAAGGTTTAttaaattatttctttattatttgaaTATTTATTACAGCCAGGAATTAAATTCCTGGGATTtggcacccaggaatttaggggaatcTGGCCCTCCTAAATGATCTTCTGTACATAATTGTGTTGGCCTTTATTAAGGTGAGTGCAATCTTTATTTTCTCTGAGAATCCCTATtagtaaaaatggattgtaacAACTATCTCCCTGTCGAAAATACTTCTtgggggacggggaatgatcaaGAGCATTGTGGCTGAGCAACTGCAGACATTCCTGAATAAGAATGATGATctggatcatgggtaggcaaactaaggcccaggcgctggatccggcccaattgccttctaaatccgccccacagactgtccaggaatcagcatgtttttacatgagtagaatgtgtgtttttgtttaaaatgcacctctgggttatttgtggggcataggaattcgttcatattttttttcccaaaatatcGTCGTCGTCGTTCCcccagggtctgagggacagtggactggccccctgctgaaaaagtttgctggcccctgatctGGATCCATGACTGTCTGGGTTCAGGCCTGGGTTTGAGACCAAATCAGCCTTGGTCATTCTGATAGACAGGGGGAATCCAAACCTGCTCTTTCTCCTTGAtgtctcagtggcttttgatatcattgaccatggtatccctCTGGACTGACTCTGGGTATCAGTGGAACTGTGTTATGATGACTCTGTTTCTGCCTGCAGGGTTGTGTTGAGAAAGTAGCATTGGAATTTCGAAAACTGTGTGTGATCAGCCTTTTGTCAACCACACCTGGAAAGAAAAGCAAATGTTCTCCTCCACCTTGTGCAGCATCAAAACTGCAAAATGACGTGGATTAATGAGACCATTTCAACTTTTCACAATTCCTCCACAAGGATATTAATATCCCTGCCCTATTTGTACTTCCATAGAAATAGCTATTAAATTGGCATTTTTTAAATTCGTGCAATATTGAAATATCCAAAGGATAATCATCCTTCTGCCAGACAACCAGCACTTATGTCTTGGGAGAGATATATTCTGTTTATCTATTAGGTAACTACAGTGTAAAACAACAGCATTTCGCTCAGTTATTCTACACCCTTCACCGCTGTCATTGCCCAGTTTCTTCTGATTACTGCAACAGCTTAACATTAAAGAGCCAAATGTTGCCACATGCTATGAGCAATTGGAAATGTTTTTGGCCCTTCCCAAGGGTGTACAAGAGGACTCAATTACTTGAGTCATCATTGCTTGCAAACCTCTCTTGCTAGCATTTCAGGCTCCATACCACTTGCTGTGTTAACCTGTCGCATTACGTGCAGCGAGTGTTTTGTAAATATCTGAGGAATCACCTCCATCGTCAGCAAAGGTATGACAGGAGCAGAGATGAGTAGGTAGTAAAGTTTGCTTGGcaaaaacacaaagcaaatgTCACCACTCAGTCATCGACTTTCTTCATATTTACTGAGCAGGCCATGAAATTGGTCCCAAATATTCAATGTTGGGACAGCAGATAGCCATGGTTCTTGTTCCTTTATGTATGACAAAGAGGACTCATGAGATTCTTCTTTGCTTAGGTTGTGTACATACAACACACCGGAGATCCTCAGCCTCGgatccctagatgttgttgtactatgactctcatcatccctgattgttggctaagatggctggggctgataggggacccaaggttgaggaaggctgccatATGCTTacagcatatttaaagcacattgccccaccccaaagaatcctgagaactgttggTTGTTTGTTAATTGGTtgaggaattgtagctctggaaagggttaaactacagttcccaagattcttgggggggggggaatgtgctcTAAATGTTTGGTGCACACACAACTCTAGTTTGGGTGATAGCATCCCCAACCCTGCTTATGCaaactggttggggggggggctaagaaaaaacacatacaaatagGTAGAAATATTTGGGGGCCAGAATGCTTCAGCAATGGAAAAGAACCTAGAGGTATGTGTCTGCCTGCCAGTGAATCTTCCTTCCAGTATTGTAATATAAAACTCTCTTGAGTGGGAGCTGCCAGTTCTGTTTGAAGAAATAAGAGTGTgtaggagccaaaacgtttatTTACCTCCAC
This genomic stretch from Podarcis muralis chromosome 11, rPodMur119.hap1.1, whole genome shotgun sequence harbors:
- the TICAM2 gene encoding TIR domain-containing adapter molecule 2; its protein translation is MSCFPFSQQRPDVKGAETQRLPATTSSGGEKLDVAGRLRRGEKDQAHLLDRLEKLGYFIVFRSGCFAAMGNGNSKRTFPFSPRNSVKDNRASPGQEGFKQKPKTFELSLGEETSGNTNTEEIHSSDEDAGDVFYRFVVLHAEEDVEEAARVQDLLQNEFCIKPGIIFAEMPGGRHLFENLNDAMNGSAWIIILLTENFLSELWCEFQFCTCLFSALTIPHKGYTVIPMRPRNNPLPRERTPFILQTINTLQEDSPGFAQQVKNIFQDSRYRQQQAIWQYEKKKEEVRKLLEWQTY